The following coding sequences lie in one Silurus meridionalis isolate SWU-2019-XX chromosome 19, ASM1480568v1, whole genome shotgun sequence genomic window:
- the ccdc71 gene encoding uncharacterized protein ccdc71, with translation MGTMNCEEPNVERAVLSWSRFAAAGQTALKEALKVFNPISQDLSETERQMVSFVQALKDEGRKPLVLRSKDVYGYRSCTTQCLTTEIGSKIPRIQKPCKKRGRKTSIKNKDASSSVFSTTTKAILQNQPKILLTNLSVDTLKQTVSPKPSVPISSSVQVQQCLKLTNIKGVTGGHTARLQIHFGADSQSMINPSAHCPPTLSGIPYSPSENITQSSSVVALDNKRVLSCPIKVDDALIGDSAPIVCQNGISLKGGKKVPIIGNSGVMSNGLNCEDSDSMRRLNCQGRGWSQPALVTNHQDMSKLNGNSLQWKVIKVDESVTDEEVRKEAQKILRVNLSPVIQIHPLVHSV, from the coding sequence ATGGGTACCATGAATTGTGAAGAACCAAATGTGGAGAGGGCTGTTCTCTCCTGGTCCAGATTTGCTGCAGCTGGCCAAACTGCCCTGAAGGAGGCCCTGAAGGTCTTCAATCCCATTTCCCAGGACCTCTCTGAGACCGAGAGGCAAATGGTGTCTTTTGTTCAGGCGTTAAAAGATGAAGGACGTAAACCATTGGTGCTAAGAAGCAAAGATGTATACGGATACAGGTCCTGCACAACACAGTGTCTCACAACAGAGATTGGTAGTAAGATTCCGAGAATACAAAAACCTTGTAAGAAACGAGGTCGAAAAACTTCGATAAAGAACAAGGATGCCAGCTCCTCAGTTTTCAGTACAACCACCAAGGCCATCTTACAAAACCAGCCCAAGATTCTACTGACCAATCTCTCAGTAGATACTCTCAAGCAGACTGTTTCACCGAAACCATCAGTGCCGATCTCAAGTTCTGTTCAAGTGCAGCAGTGCTTGAAATTAACAAATATAAAGGGTGTTACTGGGGGGCACACTGCAAGGCTGCAAATTCACTTTGGTGCGGACTCACAAAGCATGATCAATCCCAGTGCCCATTGCCCCCCTACACTATCTGGGATACCATATTCTCCTTCAGAAAACATCACTCAATCATCAAGTGTTGTAGCTTTGGACAATAAGAGAGTTTTGTCCTGTCCAATTAAAGTGGACGATGCCCTTATTGGAGATTCTGCCCCAATTGTTTGTCAGAATGGTATTAGTCTGAAGGGGGGTAAAAAGGTCCCGATAATAGGTAATTCTGGTGTGATGAGCAATGGTTTGAACTGTGAGGACAGTGACTCAATGAGAAGGCTGAACTGCCAAGGTCGGGGTTGGTCTCAGCCAGCGCTAGTCACAAATCACCAAGACATGTCGAAACTGAACGGAAATAGTCTTCAGTGGAAAGTCATCAAAGTGGACGAGTCCGTCACTGACGAGGAGGTGAGGAAAGAAGCTCAGAAAATCTTGCGAGTCAATTTGTCACCCGTGATACAGATTCATCCACTTGTACATTCTGTATAG